One Gossypium hirsutum isolate 1008001.06 chromosome A11, Gossypium_hirsutum_v2.1, whole genome shotgun sequence genomic window carries:
- the LOC107886522 gene encoding mucin-2 translates to MMAQGASNCLFLSPLFLLLLICSSVEISTRVAAFYVEVSTMVDFVGKRLIGEEKKGFVYSRRELIGVKKTAQHDLIIPPPATFPTPNIITVPATNPVETPAAIPATTPVTVPSTNPNNATTVPVTNPVTTPAPITVPGAGAQQPVTNPVTTYPAPTGGVPASTPVTTNPLPPPVSTNAPAVPGQSWCVAKTGASETSLQTALDYACGIADCSQIQQGANCYNPNTLQNHASYAFNSYYQKNPLPTSCDFGGTAAIVNTNPSSGSCIYPSSASASQSTPTATPMTPSSTSTGAGVPGSVVPPSVLNSSTPGSGSTTTSVFGSDIPPTVSTSMSVSVSLQPPFTCIILLTMTSFVAGFIFKN, encoded by the exons ATGATGGCTCAAGGGGCTTCTAATTGCCTCTTTTTATCCcctttgtttcttcttcttcttatctgCTCTTCTG TTGAGATTTCAACTAGGGTAGCTGCATTTTATGTTGAGGTATCAACAATGGTGGATTTTGTGGGAAAACGGCTTATTGGGGAAGAAAAGAAGGGCTTTGTTTATTCTCGTAGGGAGCTTATTGGTGTTAAAAAAACAGCTCAGCATGATCTTATCATCCCTCCACCGGCGACCTTTCCGACACCGAATATCATCACCGTGCCTGCTACGAATCCTGTTGAAACACCGGCGGCGATCCCGGCTACGACGCCGGTCACGGTGCCCTCTACGAATCCTAACAACGCGACAACTGTACCGGTCACGAATCCAGTCACGACGCCTGCGCCTATCACGGTGCCGGGTGCAGGGGCACAGCAGCCGGTGACGAATCCGGTAACGACTTATCCGGCCCCGACGGGTGGTGTCCCGGCGAGCACACCGGTGACAACAAATCCACTCCCACCACCTGTTAGTACAAATGCCCCTGCAGTTCCAGggcagagttggtgtgtagctaAGACCGGTGCTTCGGAGACTTCACTTCAAACGGCTTTGGATTACGCTTGCGGCATCGCCGATTGCTCGCAGATCCAACAAGGCGCTAACTGTTATAATCCAAACACATTGCAGAACCATGCATCGTATGCTTTCAATAGCTATTATCAGAAGAATCCGTTGCCAACTAGTTGTGACTTTGGTGGCACGGCAGCCATTGTGAACACTAATCCAA GCAGTGGATCCTGCATTTACCCATCCTCGGCCTCAGCATCGCAATCGACTCCGACAGCAACACCGATGACACCGTCATCAACATCAACAGGGGCAGGTGTACCAGG CTCGGTCGTCCCACCTTCGGTTTTGAACTCAAGCACCCCTGGCTCAGGCTCGACTACCACCAGTGTTTTCGGTTCCGATATCCCTCCTACTGTCAGCACATCGATGTCCGTATCAGTCAGTTTGCAACCTCCTTTTACTTGCATCATTCTACTGACAATGACATCTTTTGTTGCTGGATTCATCTTTAAAAATTGA